The Caldicellulosiruptor acetigenus DNA window GTATAGGCCACAGGCAAATGGGATTCCACCAATATTGCAGTGTCCAAGGCGAATAGGAATAATTTCCCAGGGTTTGATTACTTCTAATTCAGATATTACAAAACCACTGCTTGAAATTGATTATGAATGCGTGATTGTTGATGAGGCACACAGGGCAAGGCGCCAAAATCTAAATAAGCCTGCTGAAAAGCCAGAGCCCAACAACCTTATGAAGTTTTTGCTTGAGCTTTCGCAAAGGACAAAAACAATGATTTTAGCAACTGCAACTCCGATTCAGCTGCATCCTGTTGAAGGTTGGGACCTTTTATACATACTTGCACAAGGCTCACCAAAGGTTTTAGGCAATGAGTTCAGCCTTTGGTATCAAAGACATTTAGAAGCAATTGATTTAGTACGCGGACAAAAGGAGATTTCAAGCAAGGCTTATTACTGGGGATGGATAAGAAATCCTTTGCCTCCTTCAAAAGAAAATCCATTTACAATTGGGAAACTCAGAAGATCACTTGGTATGAGCGATGATGAGTATGTTTCGTATGATGATTATGATGCTCTTTTGCCATCCCAGCAGGATATTGTAGATGAGTTGATAGAAGAAAACTTCATGGAAAAGTATAATCCTTTTATCAGGCACATTGTTAAGAGAAAGAGATCCACGCTTGAAAATACAATCGATCCAGAGACAGGCGAGCCTTACCTTAAAAAGATTGATGTGCTACTTTATGGTGAAGGGGATGATGAAGGACTTGTACTTTCTGCACCGCTCAAAAAAGCTTATGAGTATGCTGAGGAGTTTACAAATTTATTGAGGCAAAAAACAGGTGCTAAGGGATTTTACAAAACACTTCTTTTGCGAAGGATGGGTTCTTCCATGCAGGCGGGCTTGAACACTGCAAAGGCAATTTATGAAAAGAGGGCGATCGTCAAAGACGACTTTTCAGAAGATGATGAAGACGATGAAATGCCGGATAGGATTAACATCACAGGCAGGGATGAGCTTTTCTGTTTAGAGGAAATAATAGAGCTGCTTGAATTTAACAAGGACAATGATCCAAAGCTAAATATGATTTTGCATATCTTAAAGAATATGGGATGGCTCGAAAGAGGCTGCATAATCTTTTCTGAGTATTTTGACACAGCATGGACTGTTGCACAAAAATTGTCTTCATCTTTGCCAGATGAAAGGATAGCAATTTATGCAGGTGGCGATAAATCTGGCATATTCAAAAATGGAGTTTATTCAAAGGTTGAACGAGATGAAATAAAAGAACTTGTATTGGATGGGAAAATTAGACTTATGATTGGAACAGATGCAGCTGCAGAAGGTTTGAACTTGCAAACACTTGGCACTCTTATAAATGTCGACCTTCCATGGAACCCTATCAGACTTGAACAGCGCCAGGGAAGAATAAGGAGGATAGGTCAGCAATTTGACAAGGTATATGTGTATAACTTAAGATACAAGGATTCTATTGAAGATAAGATTCATGCGGTTTTGTCTGGCAGAATAAAAGCTACATATGACATGATTGGATCACTTCCAGAGATTATAAAGGATGAGTGGATGGAAATAGTCAAAACGGTCGAGATACTAAATTCCGAACACCCATTTGATATAAAATATAAGGATCATGTCGAAAAAGTCGACTGGGAGAGTTGCAAAAGAATTTTGGACAATGAACAAAGAAAAGAGTGGTTGTGTAGGGGGTGGAGTGAATAGGTTTTTTATTTTAAACTTTATTTATATAATTTCGACAAAAATCGATATATTTCGATTTAAATAATTTGCTAAAATAATATCAGTTATTTGAATTTGCGTATAATTAAGGGAAGAAGTTTATAAATCTTATGGAAGGAGGCAAAAGTAATGTACTTAAATTATTTGATGGTAAAAAATTATAAAAGTTTAAAAGAGTTAGAAATCAAATTTTCGAAAGGAAAAAATATTATTATAGGACGAAACAATGCCGGAAAAAGTAATATTATAAAAGCAATTGATTTGGTGTTGGGAGAAGCTAACCCTGTTTACAAAAACATTAGAATCGATGATTTTTACTATGATAAAGAAAGGAATGATTTTGAAAGCAAATTGATGATTTATTGTGATTTGAGAAAATCGGAAAGTGAAAATTTTGAGTTCGAAAAAGCAAATGAAGAAAGAGTTTTCTATGTATTTAATATATCTTCATATAAACCCACTTTTAATGAACTGGAAAGAATAACTGAATTTTTTAGAGATGATGATTTTTCAGATAGAAATGGAGTGGATTTCGAAAAAAAGAAATTTACATGGGAGCAAATAATTAAAAATTATCAGCATTATGCCTTTCTATTTTTTGCCATTAGAAATTGTGAAAATTTGAGTAAAAAACTATTATTTTTTGTTTTT harbors:
- a CDS encoding phospholipase D-like domain-containing anti-phage protein — encoded protein: MLERYSSRHIDLAEGFLNKHLRNAKSYDRLAGYFSSSILEIAGEAIESIEGIARVVCNSEVESKDVLVAKLAKQKLVREWFKSKPELKAEQFPDRFKKLYELLKCGKLQVRVVPNDVYGLVHGKAGVITLSDGGKIAFVGSVNETLPAWKGNYEILWADDSIESVEWVQNEFDFFWNSPYACELCDLIIENIGRLAEKNVVSVEEWQKWPDPASPVIEAPVYREGFGLWNHQKYFVKMVFEEHCKDGARYILADEVGLGKTAQLGMIAQLTALYGDKPVLIIVPKTLLWQWQDELKTMFDIPSAVWDGKKWIVETGQEYRPQANGIPPILQCPRRIGIISQGLITSNSDITKPLLEIDYECVIVDEAHRARRQNLNKPAEKPEPNNLMKFLLELSQRTKTMILATATPIQLHPVEGWDLLYILAQGSPKVLGNEFSLWYQRHLEAIDLVRGQKEISSKAYYWGWIRNPLPPSKENPFTIGKLRRSLGMSDDEYVSYDDYDALLPSQQDIVDELIEENFMEKYNPFIRHIVKRKRSTLENTIDPETGEPYLKKIDVLLYGEGDDEGLVLSAPLKKAYEYAEEFTNLLRQKTGAKGFYKTLLLRRMGSSMQAGLNTAKAIYEKRAIVKDDFSEDDEDDEMPDRINITGRDELFCLEEIIELLEFNKDNDPKLNMILHILKNMGWLERGCIIFSEYFDTAWTVAQKLSSSLPDERIAIYAGGDKSGIFKNGVYSKVERDEIKELVLDGKIRLMIGTDAAAEGLNLQTLGTLINVDLPWNPIRLEQRQGRIRRIGQQFDKVYVYNLRYKDSIEDKIHAVLSGRIKATYDMIGSLPEIIKDEWMEIVKTVEILNSEHPFDIKYKDHVEKVDWESCKRILDNEQRKEWLCRGWSE